The following proteins are co-located in the Paludibaculum fermentans genome:
- a CDS encoding AraC family transcriptional regulator has translation MPKSRQLYLDPTVLVRSFGVTLTNTALIPPHAAGWHELIYAIQGVLTVRTDQAAWVLPPHRAVWIPQGIQHRLEMTGTVALRNLYVRADIRPSGWAPSGCCVVNVTGLLREIIVRTIHWSVLDTRQPEQRRLIGVLLDELKVLHSVPLQLPAPKDERAVRFAALAAADGGARTPVPKLLRACGASRRTMERIFHEETAMSLGQWLRRRNLLHSLKLLAAGQGVQAISEELGYQSTSAFIAMFRRELGETPGRYFDPR, from the coding sequence ATGCCGAAATCCCGCCAACTGTACCTGGATCCCACCGTCCTGGTCAGGAGCTTCGGTGTCACCCTCACCAACACCGCCCTCATCCCACCGCATGCGGCCGGCTGGCATGAGCTCATCTACGCGATCCAGGGTGTCCTCACCGTGCGGACCGACCAGGCCGCCTGGGTGCTGCCCCCTCACCGCGCCGTCTGGATCCCGCAGGGCATCCAGCACCGCCTGGAAATGACCGGCACCGTGGCTCTGCGCAACCTCTACGTGCGAGCCGACATCCGCCCCTCCGGTTGGGCGCCTTCCGGCTGTTGCGTCGTCAACGTCACCGGCCTGCTGCGCGAAATCATCGTGCGCACCATCCACTGGAGCGTGCTCGACACCCGCCAGCCCGAGCAGCGCCGCCTGATCGGGGTCCTGCTGGATGAGTTGAAGGTCCTCCACTCGGTCCCGCTGCAGTTGCCCGCACCCAAAGACGAACGGGCCGTCCGCTTCGCCGCGCTGGCTGCCGCGGACGGCGGCGCGCGTACTCCGGTCCCCAAACTCCTGCGAGCCTGCGGAGCCAGCCGCCGGACCATGGAACGCATCTTTCACGAGGAGACCGCCATGAGCCTCGGCCAATGGCTGCGCCGCCGCAATCTGCTGCACAGCCTGAAACTGCTGGCGGCGGGCCAGGGCGTCCAGGCCATCTCCGAGGAACTCGGCTACCAGAGCACCAGCGCGTTTATCGCCATGTTTCGCCGTGAGTTAGGAGAAACACCGGGCCGCTATTTCGACCCGCGGTAG
- a CDS encoding YncE family protein, with amino-acid sequence MKTSLGALLPLSVTLLAVSVWAAELPSPALLVLNKADATVVIVDPATGKITGKVATGEGPHEVVVNAEGTVAYATNYGSGPTPGKSISIIDLSGPRELKRLEVAPMLRPHGIALMDGKVWFTAEVNKVVARYDPASQRLDYLLGTGQNTTHMLQFSADTNRLFTANISSDSISIFERTAGSMNWNQTVVPVGKGPEGFDVSPDGSQLWAAHSRDGGVSVIDIASKKVIETLPLGTRRSNRLKFTPDGKTVLISDLDSGELVIVDVATRKVSKKVPLGQAPEGILIEPGGARAYVAVAGDNHVAVIDLKSMTKTGQFETGGGPDGMAWIGGPRH; translated from the coding sequence ATGAAGACTTCCCTGGGCGCGCTTCTCCCCCTTTCCGTCACTCTGCTGGCCGTCTCCGTTTGGGCCGCGGAACTGCCGTCACCGGCGCTGCTGGTCTTGAACAAAGCCGATGCCACGGTGGTGATCGTGGATCCGGCGACCGGCAAGATCACGGGGAAGGTGGCCACGGGTGAGGGTCCGCACGAAGTGGTGGTGAATGCGGAGGGGACCGTCGCCTATGCCACGAATTACGGCAGCGGCCCGACTCCAGGGAAGTCGATTTCCATTATCGACCTCTCAGGTCCCAGGGAGTTGAAGCGGTTGGAGGTGGCGCCCATGCTGCGGCCGCACGGGATCGCCTTGATGGATGGAAAGGTCTGGTTTACAGCAGAGGTGAACAAGGTAGTGGCTCGCTACGATCCGGCGTCGCAGCGCCTCGACTACCTGCTGGGGACGGGCCAGAACACCACGCACATGCTGCAGTTCAGCGCGGATACGAACCGGCTGTTCACCGCCAACATCAGCTCCGATTCCATCTCGATTTTCGAACGCACGGCGGGCAGCATGAACTGGAATCAGACGGTCGTTCCCGTGGGGAAGGGGCCCGAGGGCTTTGATGTCTCGCCGGACGGAAGTCAGTTGTGGGCGGCGCACTCGCGCGACGGCGGGGTGTCGGTGATCGACATCGCTTCGAAGAAGGTTATCGAGACGTTGCCGCTCGGCACCAGGCGGTCGAACCGGTTGAAGTTCACGCCGGATGGCAAGACGGTGCTCATCTCGGATCTCGACTCCGGCGAGTTGGTGATCGTGGATGTCGCGACGCGCAAGGTGAGCAAGAAAGTGCCGCTGGGGCAGGCGCCGGAGGGGATCCTCATCGAACCCGGCGGCGCGCGGGCGTATGTGGCGGTGGCGGGGGACAATCATGTGGCAGTGATCGATCTCAAATCGATGACGAAAACGGGGCAGTTTGAAACCGGCGGCGGTCCGGATGGCATGGCGTGGATTGGCGGCCCCCGCCACTAA
- a CDS encoding lipid-binding SYLF domain-containing protein: MKQILGITLLAALPLMAKEPPAVQRLDESAVVLSEIMGTPDKGIPQDLMEKAHCVVVVPGLKKGAFIVGGKYGKGFLSCRLVGRVGWSAPAAIRVEGGSVGFQIGGSETDVVMLVMNESGAKKLLDSQFTLGGEGSVAAGPVGRTATADTDAFMRAEILSWSRARGVFAGISLQGATLRQDMEENQTLYGKRLTTEEVVHKSTPPAAAARLMALLTRFSPREKSGD; encoded by the coding sequence ATGAAACAGATTCTAGGTATTACACTCTTGGCCGCTCTGCCGCTGATGGCAAAAGAACCGCCCGCCGTTCAGCGCCTGGACGAATCGGCCGTGGTGTTATCGGAAATCATGGGAACGCCGGATAAGGGCATTCCCCAGGACCTCATGGAAAAGGCGCACTGCGTCGTGGTGGTGCCCGGCCTGAAGAAGGGCGCGTTCATTGTCGGCGGCAAGTATGGCAAGGGCTTCCTTTCCTGCCGGCTGGTCGGCCGGGTGGGTTGGTCGGCGCCGGCCGCGATCCGCGTGGAAGGCGGCAGTGTCGGCTTCCAGATTGGCGGGTCGGAGACCGATGTCGTTATGCTTGTGATGAATGAGAGCGGCGCCAAGAAGCTTCTGGACAGCCAGTTCACGCTGGGTGGAGAAGGTTCAGTGGCCGCCGGACCGGTGGGCCGCACGGCTACCGCCGATACCGACGCGTTCATGCGGGCTGAGATCCTTTCCTGGTCCCGCGCGCGTGGTGTCTTTGCCGGAATCTCCCTGCAAGGCGCTACGCTGCGCCAGGACATGGAAGAGAACCAGACCCTTTACGGAAAGCGCCTGACCACGGAAGAGGTGGTGCACAAGAGCACTCCGCCGGCGGCCGCGGCTCGCCTGATGGCCCTGCTCACCCGGTTCTCGCCCCGCGAAAAGTCGGGCGACTAA
- a CDS encoding VOC family protein encodes MPNQVAHFSINTSDLPASRAFYEGVFGWKFNAWGPPGFYMIDMGAAAGAPLLGSLQQRREIVPGVPMFGFECTISVEDIAATADAIEAHGGKIVMPICTLAGVGQLLFFQDPGGTIAGAMQYETHPA; translated from the coding sequence ATGCCAAACCAAGTAGCCCACTTTTCCATTAACACTTCAGACCTGCCTGCTTCCCGCGCTTTCTATGAGGGAGTGTTCGGGTGGAAGTTCAACGCCTGGGGCCCGCCCGGGTTTTACATGATCGATATGGGGGCGGCGGCCGGGGCGCCGTTGCTCGGCTCTCTGCAGCAGCGGCGGGAGATCGTGCCGGGGGTCCCCATGTTTGGGTTCGAATGTACGATTTCAGTGGAAGATATCGCGGCCACGGCCGACGCGATCGAGGCGCACGGCGGCAAGATTGTGATGCCCATCTGCACGCTGGCCGGGGTGGGCCAGTTGCTGTTCTTCCAGGATCCGGGCGGGACGATCGCCGGCGCCATGCAATATGAGACACATCCGGCCTGA